In a genomic window of Deltaproteobacteria bacterium:
- a CDS encoding response regulator, with the protein MLLEAQQAEWSRHRARLEREVRVLVVDGDPALRKVLDDLLYRCRIPSRSVGSAELALELAGREHYALVIAADQLPGMTGLALTRQLRVNYPQLDVILTAHAPSVDLVTHAFDLRLLDLLPVPLDSAERVMERLKLAVGRNVDRRMQTYVLNELRNTLEELDPEVRLRTTTELDRRLSAFKDSLGAFDRVLVVEANRDDLRILSENLLLAGFHVETVDAFEEALTRVAGQDVCLVVAMAEAVPDDMVELQRRLRAVDPRGELAVASLHAQPEIALRALRDGLAYYLAWPPASASMLVLRIRDILRRGRRERLVENLFLELYRETYLAHQPNLSPDHFSDFCTLIGLQRAKAMTVEALRSPLGDDDLAEYVADATTGDYLDDVLSDVVVHVAEETPADASATSATEDGSERRVHLRIPESHFVRFRPKASPAATLAYMGDLSQGGLFIRTPELLTPGTLMEVDFRLEHDGQGYVVRCRAQVAWVARNDRQSTLGPGLGIKFLAPPDDVRALLSTVIEHRTGEFQAVEGSEAGGEPPDESPLQ; encoded by the coding sequence GTGCTACTCGAGGCGCAGCAAGCGGAGTGGTCGCGCCATCGTGCGCGGCTCGAGCGCGAGGTCCGGGTCCTGGTCGTCGACGGTGACCCCGCCCTTCGCAAGGTCCTGGACGATCTGCTCTACCGCTGTCGGATCCCCTCGCGCAGCGTGGGTTCGGCCGAGCTCGCGCTCGAGCTGGCGGGGCGCGAACACTACGCCCTGGTGATCGCCGCGGATCAGCTCCCCGGCATGACGGGGCTCGCGCTGACCCGCCAGCTCCGTGTGAACTACCCGCAGCTCGACGTGATCCTCACGGCCCACGCGCCGTCGGTCGATCTGGTCACGCACGCCTTCGACCTGCGGCTGCTCGACCTGCTCCCGGTGCCTCTCGACAGCGCCGAGCGCGTGATGGAGCGGCTCAAGCTGGCCGTCGGGCGGAACGTCGACCGCCGCATGCAGACCTACGTCCTCAACGAGCTCCGCAACACGCTCGAGGAGCTCGACCCGGAGGTTCGCCTCCGCACCACCACCGAGCTCGACCGTCGCCTATCGGCCTTCAAAGATTCCCTCGGGGCCTTCGACCGGGTGCTGGTCGTGGAGGCGAACCGCGACGACCTCCGCATCCTGAGCGAGAACCTGCTCCTCGCCGGCTTCCACGTCGAGACGGTGGACGCCTTCGAGGAGGCGCTGACCCGCGTCGCGGGCCAGGACGTGTGCCTCGTCGTCGCCATGGCCGAGGCCGTCCCCGACGACATGGTCGAGCTGCAGCGCCGCCTCCGCGCGGTGGATCCTCGCGGCGAGCTGGCGGTGGCGTCGCTGCACGCGCAGCCCGAGATCGCCCTGCGCGCGCTGCGCGACGGCCTGGCGTACTACCTGGCCTGGCCACCCGCATCGGCCTCGATGCTGGTGCTCCGCATCCGGGACATCCTGCGGCGCGGACGCCGCGAACGGCTGGTCGAGAACCTCTTCCTCGAGCTCTACCGCGAGACGTACCTGGCGCATCAACCGAACCTCTCGCCCGACCACTTCAGCGACTTCTGCACGCTGATCGGGCTCCAGCGAGCCAAGGCCATGACCGTCGAAGCGCTGCGTTCGCCGCTCGGCGACGACGACCTCGCCGAGTACGTCGCCGACGCCACGACCGGCGACTACCTCGACGACGTGCTCTCCGACGTCGTGGTCCACGTGGCCGAGGAGACGCCTGCCGACGCCTCGGCCACCAGCGCGACCGAGGACGGGTCCGAGCGGCGCGTGCACCTGCGCATTCCGGAGAGCCACTTCGTGCGCTTCAGGCCCAAGGCGTCGCCCGCCGCGACCCTGGCGTACATGGGTGATCTGAGCCAGGGAGGGCTCTTCATCCGCACACCGGAGCTGCTCACGCCCGGGACGCTGATGGAGGTCGACTTTCGCCTGGAGCACGACGGCCAGGGATACGTGGTGCGCTGCCGCGCGCAGGTCGCGTGGGTGGCGCGAAACGATCGCCAGTCCACCCTCGGCCCGGGGCTCGGGATCAAGTTCCTCGCCCCGCCGGACGACGTCCGCGCGCTCCTCAGCACCGTGATCGAGCACCGCACGGGCGAGTTCCAGGCGGTAGAGGGGAGCGAAGCGGGGGGCGAGCCGCCCGACGAGAGTCCGCTTCAGTAG
- a CDS encoding RluA family pseudouridine synthase, with product MPAGPPIEFVVEPEAQGERLDQFVRRRIPGLSRGSLTRLLDKGQILVDGRERPKGLRLAVGQRVLVAAAATDERPPAQPELPLQVLAEHADLVVVNKPAGVPCHPLVPGETDTVANALVARYPECADASPHPREAGLVHRLDTSTSGVLVAARNRLSYGTLRALFGNEGVHKTYLALVHGTITRPGEISLALEGVPGDRTRVQVVPQERGGTGQAATTRYAPVCALGAFTLLRIGCRTGRRHQVRVHLAHVGHPLVGDLLYGGSPFPGVEGAFLHGLEVTLLGQRFSAPLPAERRRLLETLGWDGRLGPSPGEAAPATGAERDRKIEDSSS from the coding sequence GTGCCCGCCGGACCGCCCATCGAGTTCGTCGTCGAACCGGAGGCCCAAGGCGAACGCCTCGATCAATTCGTTCGCCGACGCATCCCCGGCCTGTCGCGCGGCTCGCTGACGCGCCTGCTCGACAAGGGACAGATCCTGGTGGACGGCCGCGAGCGCCCGAAGGGGCTACGCCTCGCCGTGGGCCAGCGCGTGCTCGTGGCTGCCGCCGCCACCGACGAAAGGCCGCCCGCGCAACCGGAGCTCCCGCTCCAGGTGCTCGCCGAGCACGCCGACCTCGTGGTCGTGAATAAGCCCGCCGGCGTGCCGTGCCACCCCCTCGTGCCGGGGGAGACCGACACCGTGGCGAACGCCCTCGTGGCGCGCTACCCCGAATGCGCCGACGCCAGCCCGCACCCCCGGGAGGCGGGCCTGGTGCACCGCCTGGACACGAGCACGAGCGGAGTGCTCGTGGCCGCTCGCAATCGGCTGAGCTACGGCACGCTGCGCGCCCTCTTCGGCAACGAGGGGGTGCACAAGACCTATCTGGCTCTCGTGCACGGAACGATCACCCGCCCGGGAGAGATCAGCCTGGCGCTGGAAGGTGTCCCCGGAGATCGCACCCGCGTCCAGGTGGTCCCGCAGGAGCGCGGCGGCACCGGTCAAGCCGCGACCACGCGCTACGCCCCGGTCTGCGCGCTCGGGGCGTTCACGCTCCTACGGATAGGCTGCCGCACGGGACGCCGCCACCAGGTGCGCGTACACCTGGCCCACGTGGGGCACCCGCTCGTCGGCGACCTTCTCTATGGAGGGTCCCCGTTTCCGGGGGTGGAGGGGGCCTTCTTGCACGGCCTGGAGGTAACCCTGCTCGGCCAACGCTTCAGCGCCCCCTTGCCTGCCGAGCGGAGGCGGCTACTCGAGACGCTCGGCTGGGACGGCCGCCTCGGGCCGAGCCCCGGCGAAGCAGCTCCCGCGACGGGCGCCGAGAGAGATCGGAAGATCGAGGACAGCTCCTCGTAA
- a CDS encoding TolC family protein, translating to MISRRLLAILLASIPLSAAAQDQLTLDQAYEQAVKQSPTLELLKQRVAQAEAARLKAWAALKPTAAFQGTFTHYDQEVRLDFGAFLPPGVKAGDPIVIQKENQFGFNVVASLPLFRGPVYPRLGMTGRAIEQARLQQVRSRQEFLIEVARAYYNVLGQQETVKALENKVQLDAKNVAAARARYEVGKTPRADLLRAELVSTQDEQALLQQRHTLKAGQRQLGILLGLGGSVKATRPPEPATPAGGPGLGDALVRRSDYRATGAGLELARKAKEAVWWGFLPSLDFAWLYRWTEAAGFANQRGQWNLMLTLNLPIYDGGLRYAELREAEAKIREAQALRDQLGRQIESEVVRLQAEVTAAGAAIASAEKALKLARTTAEDMSASYEAGVATQLDVLDANQRQLDAELNLTRTLYQRDVARLSLTHALGRFDPVRERP from the coding sequence ATGATCTCTCGACGACTGCTCGCGATACTGCTCGCGTCGATTCCCCTCAGCGCGGCAGCCCAGGACCAGCTGACGCTCGACCAGGCCTACGAACAGGCGGTGAAGCAGAGCCCCACGCTCGAGCTGCTCAAGCAGCGCGTGGCCCAGGCGGAGGCGGCGCGGCTGAAGGCCTGGGCCGCGCTGAAGCCCACCGCCGCCTTCCAGGGAACCTTCACGCACTACGACCAGGAGGTTCGCCTCGACTTCGGCGCCTTTCTCCCGCCCGGGGTGAAGGCGGGCGACCCGATCGTGATCCAGAAGGAGAATCAGTTCGGCTTCAACGTCGTGGCCAGCCTGCCGCTCTTCCGCGGACCCGTCTATCCGCGGCTCGGCATGACGGGCCGGGCCATCGAGCAAGCCCGTCTGCAGCAGGTGCGCTCCCGACAGGAGTTCCTGATCGAGGTGGCGCGCGCCTACTACAACGTCCTCGGCCAGCAGGAAACGGTGAAGGCGCTCGAGAACAAGGTCCAGCTCGACGCGAAGAACGTGGCCGCGGCGCGCGCGCGCTACGAGGTCGGCAAGACGCCGCGCGCCGACCTCCTTAGGGCCGAGCTGGTCTCGACGCAGGACGAGCAGGCCCTGCTGCAGCAGCGCCACACGCTGAAGGCGGGGCAGCGGCAGCTCGGGATCCTCCTCGGGCTCGGCGGAAGCGTGAAGGCCACGCGCCCACCGGAGCCCGCCACGCCGGCAGGCGGCCCCGGGCTCGGGGACGCGCTCGTCCGTCGGTCGGACTACCGCGCCACCGGCGCGGGCCTCGAGCTCGCGCGCAAGGCGAAGGAGGCCGTGTGGTGGGGCTTTCTCCCCTCGCTCGACTTCGCGTGGCTCTACCGCTGGACCGAGGCCGCGGGCTTTGCGAACCAGCGCGGGCAATGGAACCTCATGCTGACCTTGAACCTGCCGATCTACGACGGCGGACTGCGCTACGCCGAGCTGCGCGAGGCCGAGGCCAAGATCCGCGAGGCGCAGGCGCTCCGCGACCAGCTCGGGCGACAGATCGAATCCGAGGTCGTGCGCCTGCAGGCCGAGGTCACCGCCGCCGGCGCCGCGATCGCGAGCGCCGAGAAGGCACTGAAGCTGGCGCGGACCACGGCCGAGGACATGTCCGCGAGCTACGAGGCCGGCGTGGCGACCCAGCTCGACGTCCTCGACGCCAACCAGCGCCAGCTCGACGCCGAGCTGAATCTCACGCGCACCCTGTACCAGCGCGACGTGGCCCGCCTCTCCCTGACGCACGCTCTCGGCCGCTTCGATCCGGTGCGGGAGCGCCCGTGA
- a CDS encoding LysM peptidoglycan-binding domain-containing protein — MSHTLRRELSFALAAALCGLPSGLAQARPEPVAPAAPVPVAPAPVAEPEARAAEPAPAEPKAPLEDLRRFEEGAFPKGGPLRPGDAKATEPEAAAPRRAPRPSLENLPPELRTPGHRASAAPEPSKAPASWMTRLVLPDLPITWDPKLIRYLEFYRTDPRGRAIMRLWLKRQGRYLQVISKTLQKYGLPQALAYVAMIESGYDPTVTSYAGAAGIWQFMTHAGEAFGLRSDHWIDERRNPERATEAAAQFLKELHVRFGTWELALAAYNAGHGAVTQAIQKYNTNDYWQLSSYEAGLPWSTALYVPKILAAAIVGQNRAAFGFAEVTPDPELSYQLVSVGSTLTLAQLAQAAGVPKAQVEQLNPELRRGRTPPSGKVWVRIPAGTAVSFYAKLPGMKGTLPRYMPYRVKLGDTDREVAERYGLSAVALRRLNGLKSAAELRPGLTILVPASAARTAKDKEEEAGGEAIVVALPPGRPTTVAGRERVFYRVAPGDTLSEIAARLGVEVSELSAWNAIEPQAKLMPAMVLQAFILSSLDRTGVRLLESRRVRVMVAGSDEFLNQHEEKKGRRRVLYRVRRGDTLVALSRRFGLSVGSLGRINRLTRSAALQPGQTLVLYLEASRAKKLGLKPSAAPDDESEQESGDEASARPPEETPAKEPADAKAEEKTDAKADATAEDTTVEKTPPAKDRAASRRPSSPAPRPRAKVRTPKADNPSAD; from the coding sequence ATGTCGCACACCCTCCGGCGAGAGCTATCGTTCGCCCTCGCGGCTGCGCTGTGCGGGCTCCCCTCGGGGCTCGCGCAAGCGCGGCCTGAACCCGTCGCGCCCGCCGCGCCGGTACCCGTTGCGCCCGCGCCCGTCGCTGAGCCCGAGGCGCGCGCGGCGGAGCCCGCCCCTGCGGAACCGAAGGCGCCGCTCGAGGACCTGCGTCGCTTCGAGGAAGGCGCCTTCCCCAAGGGCGGACCCCTACGCCCGGGCGACGCGAAGGCCACCGAACCCGAGGCCGCCGCGCCCCGGCGCGCGCCGCGCCCGTCGCTCGAGAATCTCCCGCCCGAGCTGCGCACCCCGGGACATCGCGCCTCCGCCGCGCCCGAGCCGAGCAAGGCTCCCGCGAGCTGGATGACCCGCCTCGTTCTGCCCGACCTTCCCATCACCTGGGACCCGAAGCTCATCCGATACCTCGAGTTCTACCGGACGGACCCGCGGGGGCGCGCCATCATGCGCCTCTGGCTCAAACGTCAGGGCCGGTACCTCCAGGTCATCTCCAAGACGCTGCAGAAGTACGGCCTCCCGCAGGCGCTCGCCTACGTGGCGATGATCGAGAGCGGCTACGACCCGACGGTGACCTCGTACGCCGGGGCGGCGGGGATCTGGCAGTTCATGACGCACGCCGGGGAGGCCTTCGGCCTGCGGAGCGACCACTGGATCGACGAGCGACGAAACCCCGAGCGCGCCACCGAGGCGGCCGCGCAGTTCCTCAAGGAGCTGCACGTGCGCTTCGGCACCTGGGAGCTGGCCCTGGCCGCGTATAACGCGGGGCACGGCGCGGTGACGCAGGCCATTCAGAAGTACAATACGAACGACTATTGGCAGCTCTCGAGCTACGAGGCGGGGCTCCCCTGGTCCACGGCCCTCTACGTGCCGAAGATCCTCGCCGCCGCGATCGTGGGGCAGAACCGAGCGGCCTTCGGCTTCGCCGAGGTGACCCCCGACCCGGAGCTCTCGTACCAGCTCGTCTCCGTCGGCAGCACGCTGACCCTGGCGCAGCTCGCGCAGGCGGCCGGCGTGCCGAAGGCGCAGGTCGAGCAGCTGAACCCCGAGCTCCGGCGCGGCCGCACGCCCCCCTCCGGCAAAGTGTGGGTCCGCATCCCCGCCGGCACGGCCGTGAGCTTCTACGCGAAGCTGCCCGGCATGAAGGGGACCTTGCCCCGCTACATGCCCTACCGGGTCAAGCTCGGAGACACGGACCGAGAGGTGGCAGAGCGGTACGGGCTCTCTGCGGTGGCGCTCCGACGCCTGAACGGGCTCAAGTCCGCCGCCGAGCTGCGCCCCGGGCTCACGATTCTGGTCCCCGCATCTGCCGCGCGGACGGCCAAGGACAAGGAAGAGGAGGCGGGCGGCGAAGCGATCGTCGTGGCCCTTCCTCCGGGGCGGCCGACGACGGTCGCGGGCCGCGAGCGTGTCTTCTACCGCGTGGCGCCCGGCGATACGCTGAGCGAGATCGCCGCGCGACTCGGCGTAGAGGTGAGCGAGCTCTCGGCCTGGAACGCGATCGAGCCCCAGGCGAAGCTGATGCCCGCCATGGTGCTGCAGGCCTTCATCCTCTCGAGCCTCGACCGGACCGGCGTGCGCCTGCTCGAATCGCGACGGGTCCGCGTCATGGTGGCCGGCAGCGACGAGTTCCTGAACCAGCACGAAGAGAAAAAGGGACGTCGCCGCGTGCTCTACCGGGTCCGACGCGGCGACACGCTCGTGGCGTTGAGCCGGCGCTTCGGCCTGAGCGTGGGGAGCCTCGGCCGCATCAACCGGCTCACCCGCTCCGCGGCGTTGCAACCGGGACAGACACTGGTCCTCTACCTGGAAGCCAGCCGCGCGAAGAAGCTCGGCCTCAAGCCCTCGGCAGCCCCCGACGACGAAAGCGAGCAGGAGAGCGGTGACGAGGCGTCCGCGCGCCCGCCGGAGGAGACCCCGGCGAAGGAGCCCGCCGACGCGAAGGCAGAGGAAAAGACCGACGCGAAAGCCGACGCGACGGCAGAGGACACGACCGTGGAGAAGACCCCCCCGGCCAAGGACCGCGCGGCGAGCCGTCGACCCTCTTCCCCTGCCCCCCGCCCCCGTGCGAAGGTCCGGACGCCGAAAGCAGACAACCCCTCGGCGGACTGA
- a CDS encoding twin-arginine translocase TatA/TatE family subunit produces the protein MPGITELILLLIILFIVFGARGLPALGEAIGRRRARRHEPQPTSDEARPPAVGPGKAAHPTAEQK, from the coding sequence GTGCCGGGCATCACCGAGCTCATCCTGCTCCTCATCATCCTGTTCATCGTCTTCGGCGCGCGCGGCTTGCCCGCGCTCGGCGAGGCGATCGGACGGAGGAGAGCGCGTCGGCACGAGCCGCAACCGACCAGCGACGAAGCGCGCCCGCCCGCCGTCGGGCCGGGGAAGGCCGCGCACCCCACGGCCGAGCAGAAGTAA
- a CDS encoding polyhydroxyalkanoate synthesis regulator DNA-binding domain-containing protein produces MTGTTTRIIKRYANRKLYDTRDSRYVTLEQISEMIRNGEDVKVVDNSTKEDLTSVTLAQIIFEEEKRKKSFLPLGALRKIIQTGGESLHELMNQLNLSAQRVGQVFRREDKEQGPEAAAEPAPTSAKSAERLEAGRFLKEFVDGVQTTLDEWQTRIDQNIHSAIDSVSPLAPLQKEITVLQERIADLERRLRGDGESGGSSSS; encoded by the coding sequence ATGACCGGCACGACTACGAGAATCATCAAGCGCTACGCGAACCGGAAGCTCTACGACACGCGCGACAGCCGGTACGTCACGCTCGAGCAAATCTCGGAGATGATCCGGAACGGCGAAGACGTGAAGGTCGTCGACAACAGCACGAAGGAGGATCTCACATCCGTCACTCTGGCGCAGATCATCTTCGAGGAGGAGAAGCGCAAGAAGAGCTTCCTTCCGCTCGGGGCGCTGCGCAAGATCATCCAGACGGGGGGCGAGTCCCTGCACGAGCTGATGAACCAGCTCAACCTGTCCGCGCAGCGCGTGGGTCAGGTGTTCCGTCGGGAAGACAAGGAGCAGGGGCCCGAGGCCGCGGCCGAGCCGGCGCCGACCTCCGCCAAGAGCGCCGAACGTCTCGAGGCCGGGCGCTTCCTGAAGGAGTTCGTGGACGGCGTGCAGACGACCCTCGACGAGTGGCAGACGCGCATCGACCAGAACATCCACAGCGCCATCGACAGCGTGTCGCCGCTCGCACCGCTCCAGAAGGAGATCACCGTCCTGCAGGAGCGCATCGCCGACCTGGAGCGCAGGCTCCGCGGCGACGGTGAATCGGGCGGGTCGTCCTCCTCGTAG
- a CDS encoding enoyl-CoA hydratase/isomerase family protein gives MDYTEILYAVEQRVARLTLNRPEKRNALSLATVSELCHALERAKGDDEVRVVVLTGAGKLFSAGGDLGQMSAGGGTAAAVPPRSYVDLNLVLAELGKPTIAMVNGHALAGGLGLVVGCDLALAAESACFGTPEINVGLWPMMVMANLLRTVGRKAALRLLLTGEKISAGEAVRIGLINEAVADDGLEAHTMALAQALAAKSPAVMRLGLHALRAADEKPFEEALRYLEGQLGAVLSTEDAREGLSAFLQKRAPVFTGR, from the coding sequence ATGGACTACACCGAGATCCTCTACGCCGTGGAGCAGCGCGTGGCGCGGCTCACCCTGAATCGACCGGAGAAGCGAAACGCGCTCAGCCTCGCGACCGTGAGCGAGCTCTGTCACGCGCTCGAGCGGGCCAAGGGCGACGACGAGGTGCGGGTGGTGGTGCTGACGGGGGCCGGAAAGCTGTTTTCCGCCGGCGGAGACCTGGGGCAGATGAGCGCGGGAGGGGGGACGGCCGCCGCGGTGCCTCCGCGCTCGTACGTGGACCTGAACCTGGTGCTCGCAGAGCTCGGGAAGCCGACGATCGCGATGGTCAACGGCCACGCGCTCGCGGGAGGCCTGGGGCTCGTCGTGGGTTGTGACCTCGCCCTCGCGGCCGAGAGCGCGTGCTTCGGCACCCCGGAGATCAACGTCGGGCTGTGGCCCATGATGGTCATGGCCAACCTGCTTCGTACCGTGGGGCGCAAGGCCGCGCTGCGGCTTCTCCTGACCGGCGAGAAGATCAGCGCCGGCGAGGCGGTGCGCATCGGACTCATCAACGAGGCGGTGGCCGATGACGGGCTCGAGGCCCATACGATGGCGCTGGCGCAGGCGCTCGCGGCCAAGAGCCCCGCCGTGATGCGGCTCGGCCTCCACGCGCTGCGCGCCGCGGACGAGAAGCCCTTCGAGGAGGCGCTCCGCTATCTCGAGGGCCAGCTCGGCGCCGTGCTCTCGACCGAGGACGCACGCGAGGGCCTCTCCGCGTTCCTGCAGAAGCGAGCTCCGGTGTTCACCGGGCGCTAG
- a CDS encoding ABC transporter permease has translation MRLPYELFLGWRYLYRGRGGRVGWLDFFLVLFFALAFFGLLGPSGLLFTSPRAFWAIALLVTGIAIAARLLLALFNTFTAISVLGIAIGVAKLLWVLSVTSGFQDEFRQKVLGVNAHILILKYGIDFSEYRRVIRTAEGTPGVAAAAPFLFNEMMVARGNRLSGVLVKGVDPQLVGRVLDLPRHIDQPKRVAGGDLSALLTPSTDDRGRTLPQLPGIVIGRELAAKLDAKVGDVLRLISPLSGLDTSSWSADTELPRSRDFRVAAIFYSGFDEYDRRLVYLHMREVQSFFDQGDVVTGVELKIHDVQRARPLARQLARALGGSPYRTVDWSELNQNLFTALGIQKLFLEIVIGFIVVVAAFNVLAALAMLVIRKTREIAILKSMGLSSAGIARIFVAAGLVVWVAGTSLGLAWGYLGGLALRRYGFPLDPKVYLINELPVRMNPMEFVVTAAFALGVCLLATLYPAVRAARLNPVEGLRYQ, from the coding sequence GTGCGACTCCCCTACGAGCTCTTCCTCGGTTGGCGCTACCTCTATCGCGGGCGAGGGGGGCGCGTGGGGTGGCTCGACTTCTTCCTCGTGCTCTTCTTCGCCCTGGCCTTCTTCGGGCTGCTGGGCCCCTCGGGACTGCTCTTCACCTCACCGCGGGCCTTCTGGGCCATCGCGCTCCTCGTGACGGGGATCGCGATCGCGGCGCGGCTGCTGCTGGCGCTCTTCAACACCTTCACCGCCATCTCCGTGCTTGGCATCGCGATCGGCGTGGCCAAGCTCCTCTGGGTGCTCTCCGTGACGAGCGGCTTCCAGGATGAGTTCCGGCAGAAGGTGCTCGGGGTCAACGCGCACATCCTGATTCTCAAGTACGGCATCGACTTCTCCGAGTATCGCCGCGTGATCCGAACGGCCGAGGGGACGCCCGGTGTGGCGGCCGCCGCTCCCTTCCTCTTCAACGAGATGATGGTCGCCCGCGGGAACCGCCTCTCGGGGGTGCTGGTCAAGGGTGTGGACCCTCAGCTCGTCGGTCGCGTGCTCGACCTCCCGCGACACATCGACCAGCCGAAACGCGTCGCGGGTGGCGACCTCTCGGCGCTCCTCACCCCCTCGACGGACGACCGAGGGCGGACCTTGCCCCAGCTCCCGGGCATCGTGATCGGTCGCGAGCTGGCGGCGAAGCTCGACGCCAAGGTCGGCGACGTGCTGCGCCTCATCTCGCCGCTCTCGGGGCTGGACACGTCGAGCTGGTCGGCAGACACCGAGTTGCCCCGCTCGCGCGATTTTCGCGTGGCGGCGATCTTCTATTCGGGGTTCGACGAGTACGACCGGCGCCTCGTGTACCTGCACATGCGCGAGGTGCAGTCCTTCTTCGACCAGGGGGACGTCGTCACGGGGGTGGAGCTCAAGATCCACGACGTGCAGCGCGCGCGGCCGCTGGCGCGCCAGCTCGCCCGCGCCCTGGGCGGCAGCCCCTATCGCACAGTGGACTGGAGCGAGCTGAACCAGAACCTCTTCACCGCGCTCGGCATCCAGAAGCTCTTCCTGGAGATCGTGATCGGCTTCATCGTGGTCGTCGCCGCGTTCAACGTGCTGGCGGCGCTCGCCATGCTGGTCATTCGCAAGACGCGCGAGATCGCCATCCTGAAATCCATGGGGCTGTCGTCGGCCGGGATCGCACGCATCTTCGTCGCTGCTGGGCTCGTGGTGTGGGTGGCCGGGACCAGCCTGGGCCTCGCCTGGGGCTACCTCGGGGGCCTCGCGCTCCGTCGCTACGGTTTCCCGCTGGACCCCAAGGTCTATCTCATCAACGAGCTGCCCGTCCGCATGAACCCGATGGAGTTCGTGGTCACGGCCGCCTTCGCGCTCGGAGTGTGCTTGCTCGCCACGCTCTACCCCGCCGTGCGGGCCGCGCGGCTAAACCCCGTCGAAGGGCTGCGCTATCAGTAG
- a CDS encoding FHA domain-containing protein yields MSSTRAPGYCLTEVSGAHGAADARTVELSPQELVVGRAEDADLVFGVPTVSRHHAALWLQDGIPHVKDLGSGHGTFVNSVRIDQPTALRQGDLVSLGHDVVLVVSARSGVLQPSSAYAPPPPPLEAAASSLVELALTDTAATRQNRPYLEALVDLGLALEDAPDETAVLETVLGTLQRVLNAERLVALLADDASQLHLVAELPPPSHADGRPTAPLATLLEQAAQLRQPVLAYDTSFDERFRDRSGAELPSARSALCVGLHGPASCLGALYAENHGTPGAFTLDDGRFCQAAAQLVTIELLRRRPMQEPAEAERAPAPDGDGRGLSETDVAAMAADLRSHLNRLELIANDLEHEHGDQPIARLLIAEADRLRADLERYDCWGTREATRIGMRSELPRAAHGAAPVLAPRKARDY; encoded by the coding sequence ATGTCTTCCACACGAGCCCCCGGGTACTGCCTCACGGAAGTGTCTGGCGCGCATGGCGCCGCCGACGCTCGAACGGTGGAGCTCTCGCCCCAGGAGCTGGTCGTGGGCCGAGCCGAGGACGCCGACCTCGTCTTCGGCGTGCCCACCGTCTCGCGGCACCACGCGGCCCTTTGGCTGCAAGACGGCATTCCCCACGTGAAGGACCTGGGCTCGGGGCACGGGACCTTCGTCAATTCGGTACGCATCGACCAACCGACGGCCCTCAGGCAGGGCGACCTCGTCTCGCTCGGACACGACGTCGTGCTCGTCGTTTCGGCTCGCAGCGGCGTGCTCCAGCCGTCCAGCGCCTACGCGCCGCCCCCCCCGCCCCTCGAGGCCGCGGCAAGCTCGCTCGTGGAGCTGGCCCTGACCGACACCGCCGCCACGCGCCAGAACCGGCCGTACCTCGAGGCGCTCGTGGACCTGGGCCTGGCGCTCGAGGACGCGCCGGATGAGACGGCGGTGCTCGAGACGGTGCTCGGCACGCTCCAGCGCGTCCTCAACGCCGAGCGGCTCGTCGCGCTGCTCGCCGACGACGCCTCTCAGCTGCACCTCGTGGCCGAGCTACCGCCCCCCTCGCACGCGGACGGCCGCCCGACCGCCCCGCTGGCCACCCTGCTCGAGCAGGCGGCGCAGCTCCGCCAGCCCGTGCTGGCCTACGACACCAGCTTCGACGAGCGCTTTCGCGACCGATCCGGCGCCGAGCTCCCCAGCGCGCGTTCAGCGCTGTGCGTGGGCCTGCATGGACCCGCGAGCTGCCTGGGTGCGCTCTACGCCGAGAACCATGGAACGCCCGGCGCCTTCACGCTCGACGACGGGAGGTTCTGCCAGGCGGCGGCCCAGCTCGTAACGATCGAGCTCCTGCGGCGCCGCCCCATGCAGGAGCCGGCGGAGGCCGAGCGAGCTCCCGCGCCCGATGGGGACGGACGTGGCTTGTCGGAGACCGACGTCGCGGCGATGGCCGCCGACCTCCGCAGTCACCTGAACCGGCTCGAGCTGATCGCGAACGACCTCGAACACGAGCACGGCGATCAGCCCATCGCGCGACTGCTGATCGCGGAGGCCGACCGCCTCAGAGCCGACCTGGAACGCTACGACTGCTGGGGAACCCGCGAGGCCACGCGCATCGGCATGCGCTCGGAGCTTCCCCGTGCAGCCCACGGCGCCGCACCGGTCCTCGCGCCACGCAAGGCGCGCGACTACTGA